The Bacillota bacterium LX-D genome has a window encoding:
- a CDS encoding terpene cyclase/mutase family protein, which yields MMLKKNRLVNISLVVLSFFAFNCYAFAAPALWKQDYQVNITKGLQYLHSVQNKDGGFSPREGRPSDRTTTLWVMMALSSVGENVTSNNWKPKGQSPLDYVMKSKETLKTTCDYARLLLALTTAQQSTVYQGTNLVQKITSFQQKNGQFGQPAQQETGAINVHIWSILALASAGEKIPNQELAKQWLLDRQNKDGGFGWFEGVDSDADDTGAALQALTVLGENQSNSLAMQKAVTYLKTCQGKDGGFNSGWMGDKSNSATDAWVIQGLVAAGIDPAAKEWSVNGKNVLTHLLGLQKEKGFFSWTAETPSSKVLVTAYSLLALSGNPHPVNGGKYVDPVVKKSTVQKTVPKKGTK from the coding sequence ATGATGCTAAAGAAAAACAGACTGGTTAATATTAGTTTGGTAGTTTTAAGTTTTTTTGCTTTTAATTGTTATGCTTTTGCTGCCCCGGCTTTATGGAAGCAGGATTATCAGGTCAATATAACCAAAGGTTTGCAATATTTGCATAGTGTACAAAATAAAGATGGTGGTTTTAGTCCACGGGAAGGACGTCCCAGTGACCGGACAACAACGCTATGGGTGATGATGGCACTATCCTCTGTAGGGGAAAATGTGACGAGTAACAATTGGAAACCAAAAGGTCAAAGCCCTCTGGATTATGTTATGAAGAGCAAGGAAACTTTAAAGACTACATGTGATTACGCCCGCTTGCTTTTAGCGTTAACTACTGCTCAACAAAGTACTGTCTACCAAGGTACTAACTTAGTGCAAAAAATTACTTCTTTTCAACAAAAGAATGGGCAGTTTGGACAGCCTGCTCAGCAAGAAACAGGGGCGATTAATGTCCATATCTGGTCTATTTTAGCTCTTGCTTCTGCCGGAGAAAAAATTCCTAATCAGGAATTGGCTAAGCAATGGCTCTTGGATCGGCAAAATAAAGATGGTGGATTTGGCTGGTTTGAAGGCGTAGACAGCGATGCTGACGATACTGGTGCTGCTCTTCAAGCCTTAACGGTTTTAGGTGAAAATCAGTCCAATTCCTTGGCTATGCAAAAGGCCGTGACTTATTTAAAAACTTGCCAAGGCAAGGATGGAGGTTTTAACAGCGGTTGGATGGGAGATAAATCGAATAGTGCAACTGATGCTTGGGTGATCCAGGGATTAGTGGCGGCAGGGATTGACCCGGCGGCAAAAGAGTGGAGCGTTAATGGTAAAAATGTGCTGACTCATCTGCTGGGTTTGCAAAAGGAAAAGGGCTTTTTTTCTTGGACTGCAGAAACCCCTTCTTCTAAAGTGTTGGTTACTGCGTATAGCTTATTAGCTTTATCTGGTAATCCTCATCCGGTTAACGGTGGAAAATATGTTGATCCGGTAGTGAAGAAGTCAACTGTGCAAAAAACTGTTCCAAAGAAGGGGACGAAATGA
- a CDS encoding ECF transporter S component: protein MFIFLILFPLTVGILPNLFPFELNWAVLSTIIVLAALGMFFSDFEKRQTNVRKLTLLTTLAALGAAGKVPFAALMSFQPTMFIAMITGYVFGPKAGFLVGALAVFTANFFIGQGLWTPWQMFAMGLAGASASFLTGKQKQFRHKIFSAFCFGWGFFYGWIMNFWHWVGFVYPLSINSFLATYLASFSFETVRALGNLLFSLLLGRSFYEILVRFRKKVVQQPLV, encoded by the coding sequence GTGTTTATTTTTTTAATTTTGTTTCCTCTAACTGTTGGTATACTGCCTAATCTTTTTCCTTTTGAACTAAACTGGGCTGTATTGAGTACAATTATTGTTTTAGCTGCTTTAGGCATGTTCTTTTCTGATTTTGAAAAGAGACAAACCAACGTACGCAAATTAACATTGTTAACTACTTTAGCTGCATTAGGTGCGGCAGGAAAAGTTCCTTTTGCAGCTTTAATGAGCTTTCAGCCAACTATGTTTATTGCTATGATTACAGGTTATGTATTCGGCCCTAAGGCAGGTTTTTTGGTGGGCGCCTTAGCTGTATTTACAGCCAATTTTTTTATAGGTCAAGGTTTATGGACTCCCTGGCAAATGTTTGCTATGGGCTTGGCGGGAGCTTCAGCTTCTTTTCTTACCGGTAAACAAAAGCAATTTAGGCATAAAATATTTTCTGCGTTTTGTTTTGGATGGGGTTTTTTCTATGGCTGGATTATGAATTTCTGGCATTGGGTCGGCTTTGTTTATCCCTTAAGTATTAATAGTTTTTTGGCAACTTATCTGGCCTCTTTTAGTTTTGAAACAGTTCGAGCCCTAGGTAATTTACTATTTTCCCTACTCTTAGGACGTTCGTTTTACGAAATTCTAGTACGGTTTAGGAAAAAAGTAGTACAACAACCATTAGTTTAA